caagaaaatttcatggaggaactcatagcaaacggtactctggatgatcgcgacgacgatgttattccagatgatggcggtgacgatgtcaccgcaacttatttgaatgactccggtgagggagcggagaatattgaggaagaagatcctagtggcgccggtgaggaacaagatcatcataatggctcccgaactgtagttatcaccgaggtatataaattaattaagccgctgttgatcgactagatgcattaactaattaaattgtactgactatgaactatttctttttagccctccggatcgagcacttcttctgtaaagtcgaggaagcgaggcccggccaaaaagttggatgacggtgttaggcacgacatcacccacatcgaaaaggatggtaaaccgattgctccagagaaaggtgcaaagtcatttatagctcaatgcggagtgcttgttagggaccacgtcccgatcaccgttcgagaatggcacaagccgaagggactagtgctgtctgcagaggaagaagctcaaggtctttatatcgatgatgtagccaaaaacagcattatgaacaagctcatgtcacatttcaacatagtacccgaagagggggtgacgctgaaaaggccaagatggggcaggccctccgcgagtttggcaagaagaagatggccgaactattcaagagccacaagaaaagattgcgccgccttatcaagttaaagaagactccggacagtgagaaggtaaaaaatcactgggacgaattcgtgaagtacagcacggagtcagaagaatttaagagaaggtcggaaataaataaggcaaatgctgcgttgaagctatatcaccaaattctgggtccaggtggatacagggctaaccgtcctaagtggcaggcagctgaggcggaactgaccagtaaagggatcagattagggacacacggttggatcgaacggtgcaaggagtggttctacgggattgggggaacgttggatccagaaacagggaagtgcatctataagaaagctcatctgaaggttcccattgatgccctggaacaagcacatagggacgtggaggcggggttgttccagcccgaaagagagaacgatgagctgacacgcgcccttgggaacaaagaacacggcggacgaacacgaggcacagcaggctccgttccgtggaagtatggctttcctgcggaaaggaagagatttcctgataaaagccatgagaggaggaaggcaagggaaacagactgcctagctaacttagaggagggtatgagcaccatgcaagcccaattaaccatggtaacccaagtacttacatctcagatggctcgggggcaggctgtagatcctgcactgctcaatgccctcgccccgctgcaatctcaaccacaccggaaaagcagcgtggcttcctctcagcaggtggataatgatgatgatgaccaggtggtcgagcctcctcgctacccccccgtggatgatctcactgagagccgtccttgtgagctgcatgttaaagttttcaacctatccttcaaggcggcggtcggcatcctcttacctacaaggtcttaccattgccgtccggtccaagacgactttgctgttgtgatggtggatgaagtgttgagagagtatgaggggttggtgcttgagcaccctgcaggtgaagatggggaaatcaaagaactgggagaagcccgtagaaccaccgtgcaatggcgtaaggagaacattgtgtttccaggtgagaagccaacaagcaggccacctccgcctcctccgccacctgtgcagtctcctccgcgtgatgattctcctctgcgcgatgatgattcccctatccatgaccagtctcctccgcgtgaaaatactccgccgcctcctcctcctcgtcagcagactccgccgcctccacctaagcaaaagaggaagcggtccgcggcacctcctacagctccgaagagatcatcaactccaatgagggcacagactccagagttgttaccacatgagcagactgaagagcaaaaggcatttcttgcgccgaagaagatgtttattccaccgcagacagtgaagcactttgccgagacgagaatgaagagacctgagctgagagctgattatgaccgctctcttggacagtcctctagagcgagcaaagaagcaaaaaaagtcgcccagcttggacagcaggacattcaggccgtaccccacttcatcgtggagccctatcatgatccagagacggcatcgatgatcgaacgggcggctagagctcagggagcatcagttgagtatgaagattactatccaacggctcaagtggtaaacaagtatagatacggatctgatctcgtcaaacctggcgagctcgcgcgtctagggactcagatgcgaaggttgcatgactggtacctgaaagcctgtcgaagatgtgaaacctacctcacggtgtatcttagagatgagcattacttccggggggaagacgagataaaccttgagttagaagaactgtttcagttattcaatcaagacgccctcgacaaagctgtcatcagttgctactgcctgtaagtgatttatttgtgtaattaagtttgtagctcattcatttgcactaacaattatcctcattatattctttgtgtacgctatacatttaattatgcagaatgaagaagctggaatacaaaagaggcaagctcctacagctggggttcatagacccaaacacagttcatgaagttacggttcgacggtaccccaaggacacagaggacaacatcgtaatgtttttagagaagcaagcagacaaagaggatatattctttccctacaacttcaagtgagtgttatatataacatacattatgcttgtgcaccttccactttattctcgtaatcattgagctatgcttgtgcagtttccactttattctcctaatcattgatcttcaccttggagtcgtaaacgtcatggactcgaaacgtaaagaatatgcggaatgggcggacatggctgccatcctccagaggtagtttcaatcaattttgtattggcatcttcatctgctctaattcgaagatatcatcaactaatcaattactcatttactcattattttttgccgggcagggcttggaaacggttcatcaatactgttccgggtaaatggaaaccggagcttacatttaaagattaccctgtaagtagtactatatatatagctatgtccgtgaaactttatatatgatatttactttcaatacgatgcttgattattagtttgatcgaactattttttcgtaaagtgtatgaggcaggaacaagggaataacttatgtggatactacgtctgcaccttcatgcgtgacatgtcctgtcccaagggtggggatgcccaaatacaccacactcgtgtacgataacaaattttcacaattaatcttaattagtaccatctattgtattgagttccattcatatattgatctccttttttaaatatagatgacacgcctgcgggacactctcataacagcggatcaaataaaagcaattcaagaggaaatcgcgggattctttattaccgaggtccttaccccaggtggagagcactatcggaagatcgtgacggcggaggaaattcgtcgaggagatgttgtattgtaaatatgcatgcattacgtgtactgtgttgactatgtcgtgtacagttgacgatgtctatatatattcatgacgattttttgtggttttcttgaatgatatatatgcattgctgaaactctgccgcggcagagaaacgccctgtttctctgccgcggcagagaaacgctggtacagcctaaatctgtgccgcggcagagaaatagcaattctctgccgcggcagagaaacctaggcccggttcgtaccacgaaccgggaccaaaggccttccaccgcgagctccctggccgcaccacgtgtcgaggcctttaggcccggttgatctttgaaccgggactaaagggggtaccctttagtcccgcctaattggtcccggttcgggaaccgggtctaaaggcccaaatggaccgggcctattgcccctttttctactagtgtgagtGGTCTTTGCACCAATTGCAACAACAGGCACGCACAATTAatactggctttgttctccttaccaTATCCATATAAGATACCTTATCTGATATTTGCAGTTGAAATTTGATATTTGGTAGTTTGGATACTTATAAATAGGAACACATGATAATGGCTGGGACTGATGGCATGGATGGATCATTTTTCAGTGAAAAGAAGCATTTTCCTCTGCTCACTTTTCTACGGAAAATATCTTAGAAGCCATTCTCGTTAGGGTATTCTTGGTATATTCCCTGAAACATGACTAGTTTCACAGTTGGGTACACTTTTATGTTTAGATTTTCAACAGATGCTCATATCATCATTGTTTTTCTTGCAGAGTTTTTGGAGCAGAATCACCAGAATGCCTTTTCTTGCAGAGTTATTGAAGCATAATCAGCGAAATCGGCCGTCGGAGCGGCATGTGTGTCGTCATGTATATATTAAGTGTGGTCTGTAGAATTATTACTTTTGTGGCCAGTTGGCTTTCTCCCACGGGTTGCTATAATTTTTTGTCTAACGGTGAAAATCACAATTAAATTTGTGTGATGCATTGTTTCAAGGATCTAATTGCCAAGTTAACTTTACATATGATTTGAATGCTTTGCATGGAATTGGATGACAAcaaaggacatatgcacatgtagTGAATGTACACTAACGATATTGGATGCCTGCAAATAGAAAGTTCATAGATACGTAGATTGTATTGTTTGGAGATAAAATGTATGTTAATATTATGATTTTCCCATTGTATTTGTAGTTTGTGAATTCTTTAGCGTGTTGTCACATTGATTACTTCTCTACGAGCTAGCTAGTATATATGTTTCTCGATCTTATATATGAAAAGTGCACTTTTGTATATGCAATGCATTCATCGGGAAGACTTGAAGCATTGTTCACTTAGTATATCGTGAAAATATTGATTAATATTGTCTCGGTTTGGCAATCTATAATATTATTTCAATGAAATAGGAAAATTTTGGCCTCGGACGTCTCTAGCTTGAACAAATCATGTCCGTGAATCTATTTGAGACGCAATATATCGTCGTTATGGATGGTAGAGACGCCTTGCAAATCCATGCAGAGGAAGCATCGTTAGGCTTTTAGGGACGCAATATAATCGTCTCATCTTTATCTAGACACGCTGACCAAAGCGTAGGTATGATCTTTGAGACGGTGCATAAGAAGACGCTTATAAGACGCTTTCTTAATGCGACTCTACGGTAGCGTAGAGATGATATAAAACGTCTCGAGCCCTTATATTGTGCGTCTCTACATCTCTAGTTTCTTGTAGTGTCATAAGCCACAAGAACATTATCAGTAATAAGACGGCCAGGGACAAAAGCACTCTGCATAGGAGAAATCACCTCGGGAAGATTTCCTTATAGTGAAGAGACAACATCGTCGAGATTATCTTGTAGATAACGTTACAGAGGCTTATTGGCCTAAAATGGGTGACCACTTCAGGGTCATCATTCTTCGGGATAAGAACCACAGTAGTATCGTTCCAACCATCAGGGATAATTCCAGTATTAAGAGCATTCAAAATTTCTTGAGTAATTTCCTCCCCGCATATGCCCCAGAACTTTTTATAAAAGACCGCATGCAAACCATCCGGCCCAGGTGCTTTGTAATCACCTATGCTGAACACTGCTTTTTCATATCCTCTGCAGTAAACACACTCAGGAGTTTTTCATTCATGTCTTGGGAaactttgggttggatcttgtccAGTAACGCCTCATCCACAACCTGGACTTCTGAAGTAAAGAGATTAACAAAATAATCGTAGATAAGGGGCTTTAGCGGATCCGTACCTTCCACCCAATCGCCTTCATTATTCTTCAATTTCTTTATATAGTTCGTTTTACAACGAGCCGAagcaaaattatgaaaaaaagaaGTATTGCGGTCACCCATCTGGAGCCAATTGACCCTAGATCTTTGCAGCCAATGCACCCCCTCTTGCTCAAGCAATATCTCAATCAGATTCGCTGATTCTTTTGCTTTTTTATCGTTTTCATCAAATATAGGTCCCTTCATAGCTTTATCAAGTTCTGATTGTGCCTTACGGAGACAACGCTTGGGCTGTTTAAGCACCTTACTGTCCCAGGCATGCAGCACCGCATGCATGTGATTCATCTTGGCCAACACGCCAGAATTTGTAGAGTGACCCGCCGCCTCCCAAGCTCGTTGCACCTCCTCACGAAACCCATCTTCTTTCAGCCACTTGCCTTCAAAACGTTTGGGACTGTTTTTGTTAGCAGCCGCCAATGGTTTGTACTCAGTATCAAGTAAAATGGGACGATGATCAGAGCGCGTATATTCCAGGTGTGTCAAGACCGCCCCCGGATTCATGGTCAACCACGCACCATTCGCCACAACTCGGTCAAGACGCTCCCTTATTCTTCCTCGTTTCCAGGTGAAAGTATCTCCAGTATAGCCAATATCCTCCAGCTCACAATCAGTCAAGGCGTCTCTAAACGCCTGCATGCACCTTTGCGGGCGAGGGTTACCACCCTCTTTTTCATTAGAAAAGAGCAATTCACTGAAATCACCAATAATCACCCAAGGAAGATTCGAGTTGTTCTTAAGTTCTCTTAATTTATCCCACGTTTTGTACTTATCGTCCCAACGAGACTCACCATAAATTCTTGTAAGCCTCCAAGTTTTTCCAGGATTCTCAACCACTTCGACATCAATGTACTTAGGGGCAGAGAAAATCCTCATTATATTCACTTCCTTCTTCCACAGTAAGAGTAGTCCTCCGCTTCGGCCATTACTTGGATTTATAATTTTGAAATCCATATTTAATCTTTTCCGTAGACATTCCGCCGGATATTCATCAAGGTGAGTCTCCGACAAAAACATCACCTCGGGGTTACATCGCCTTTTTTACATCGGCGATAGCACGAACTGTCGGGGCGTTACCCAAACCCTGACAGTTCAAACCTAGGATCCTCATTGCGACCGGACAGGAACCTCAAGGGAACCCGCTGATCCTGTTGAAGGGGAGACAGCTCCATCCTTCTTTGACCTTTTACGGTCATTTGCAGATTTCTCATTCTCATAAGTGACTTTCCTCGTTCACCAAACCCTCAACCTCCAGGGCTGTCGATTAGCCTCAGATTTGGAGCCTTGTTGTTCTTTATCAACTTCAACTGTAGTTAGATCTAGGGACCTCTTAGCCCCTCCATCTCCACTTTTTGTAAGATTGTCAACATCCATATTATTATCTTTAATCGGACTCGAACCAGTATCCAtgagatccttgtctaaatgtccccCATCATTTGGGATCACACAACCATTACCAGCACCCTGAACTATCCCATTAACATAAGGCAATGCATTGCTCCTCTACACCTGCAGAGCACCTTGTCCACTCAGAAATCCTTCTCTTCCCTTTCCTGCTGCACCACCATGACCAACACGAGAGTCCCCAAAACCTCGGCCCACCCGAGCCCCACCTCTCCCAAATCCAGCACCACGACCTCTCCAGGTTTCCCACTAAGCTTTTAGAAAATCGCCCCATTTAAGATTGGCTTCATCATGTTCACCCGAGCCACATTCTAAGTGcgagttgttggagatatgcccaagaggcaataataaagtggttattataatatctttgagtttatgataaatgtttgcataccatgctataattttattaaccgaaacattgatacatgtgtgttatgtaaacaacatgaagtccctagtaagcctcttgtataactagcttgttgattaatatatgatcatggtttcgtgatcatgaacattggatgttattaataacaaggtgatgtcattggatgaatgatataatggacacacacccaaaaataagtgtagcatgagatcaagtcattaagttcaacttgctataagcttttgatacaaagttactgtaatatcccaggatttggggttacaaaaatagaggaaacagatgtgtgcattgcattcatgcataaaaaatctggggaatttttgcgctttaaAATAAAACAGTCAcaataactgaagtttcacttgaccttggtggaattgaagtagctcatcaagtcaagcgctataaacctcaatgtgactttgtttaaaactttgtttttgggtagagatgatttgatctaaggttagatcaaatggaattaaaaccaacacaatatcatattaatcaaggatcaattgcttgatcttacaaaacatcataatatggtaatccttgccataaaaTATGAACATATAttcaatggggttacaaaaatagcggaaacagatgtgtgcattgcattcatgcataaaaAATCTGGGAAATTTTTGCGCTTTAAAATAAAACAGTCAcaataactgaagtttcacttgaccttggtggaattgaagtagctcatcaagtcaagcgctataaacctcaatgtgactttgtttaaaactttgtttttgggtagagatgatttgatctaaggttagatcaaatggaattaaaaccaacacaatatcatattaatcaaggatcaattgcttgatcttacaaaacatcataatatggtaatccttgccataaatcaagtaacaataaaatgaagaaaccattcttcacttatattttccatgtcttaagactaatctatgatcctaccatgaaacctcatggtatttgatgtctacgttccccctcctttcctgtagacagtgttgggcctccaagagcagaggtttgtagaacagcagcaagttttcccttaagtggatcacccaaggtttatcgaactcagggaggaagaggtcaaagatatccctctcatgcaaccctgcaaccacaaagcaagaagtctcttgtgtccccaacacacctaataggtgcactagttcggcgaagagatagtgaaatacaggtggtatgaatatatatgagcagtagcaacggtgccagaaaatagcttgctggcgtggagttgatggtggtagtattgcagcggtagtaacgcaaagaaacgataaacaagcaagagtagcagtatttaggaacaaggcctagggattagactttcactagtggacactctcaacattgatcacataacagaatagataaatgcatactctacactcttgttggatgatgaacacattgcgtaggattacacgaaccctcaatgccggagttaacaagctccacaataatgctcatattttagtaacctttagtgtaagatagatcaaaagactaaaccaagtactagcatagcatgcacactgtcaccttcatgcatatgtaggaggaatagatcacatcaatattatcatagcaatagttaacttcgcaatctacaagagatcatgatcatagcataaaccaagtactaacacggtgcacacactgtcacctttacacacgtgcaggaggaatagaactactttaataactttgctagagtagcacatagataaattgtgatacaaactcatatgaatctcaatcatgtaaagcagctcatgagattattgtattgaggtacatgggagagatgaaccacatagctaccggtacagccccgagcctcgatggagaactactccctcctcatgggagcagcagcggtgatgaagatggcggtggagatggcagcggtgtcgatggagaagccttccgggggcacttccccgctccggcagggtgccggaacagagactcctgtcccccagatcttggcctcgcgatggcggcggctctggaaggtttctgtggttttcgtcgaacgcctcagggttttcgatccaggggctttatataggcgaagaggcggcgcaggagggtcgaaggggcgacgacaccatagggcggcgcggccagggcctgggccacgccggcctatggtctgggggcccagtgcccccctctggtccttcccgggtgttctggatgcttccggtgaaaataggaacttgggcgttgatttcgtccgattccgagaatatttcgttactaggatttctgaaaccaaaaacagcagaaaacaggaactggcacttcggcatcttgttaataggttagttccagaaaatgcacgaatatgacataaagtgtgcataaaacatgtagataacatcaataatgtggcatggaacataagaaattatcgatacgtcggagacgtatcagcatccccaagcttagttctgctcgtcccgagcaggtaaaacgataacacgagataatttacggagtgacatgccatcataatcttgatcatactatttgtaaagcatatgtagtgaatgcagcgatcaaaacaatgtatatgacatgagtaaacaagtgaatcatatagcaaagacttttcatgaatagcacttcaagacaagcatcaataagtcttgcataagagttaactcataaagcaataattcaaagtaaaggcattgaagcaacacaaaagaagattaagtttcagcggttgctttcaacttgtaacatgtatatctcatggatattgtcaacatagagtaatataataagtgcaataagcaaatatgtaggaatcaatgcacagttcacacaagtgtttgcttcttgaggtggagagaaataggtgaactgactcaacattgaaagtaaaagaatagtcctccatagaggaaaagcatcgattgctatatttgtgctagagctttgattttgaaaacatgaaacaattttgtcaacggtagtaataaagcatatgcatcatgtaaattatatcttataagttgcaagcctcatgcatagtgtactaatagtgcccgcaccttgtcctaattagcttggactaccgggtcatcacaatgcattgtttttaccaagtgtcacaaaggggtacctctatgccgctttgtacaaaggtctaaggagaaagctcgcattggatttctcgctattgattattcttcaacttagacatccataccgggacaacatagacaatgagataatggactcctcttttatgcataagcatataacaacaattaataattttctcatttgagatttgaggattgttgtccaaaactgaaacttccaccatggatcatggctttagttagcggcccaatgttcttctctaacatatgcatgcttaaccatatggtggtagatctctcttacttcagacaagacgaacatgcatagcaactcacatgaaattcaacaatgaaaagttgatggcgtcccaagtgaacatggttatcgcacaacaagcaacttaataagagataaagtgcataattacatattcaataccacaatagtttttaagctatttgtcccatgagctatatattgcaaaggtgaatgatggaattttaaaggtagcactcaagcaatttactttggaatggcgggaaaataccatgtagtataggtaggtatggtggacacaaatggcatagtggttggctcaagtattttggatgcatgagaagtattccctctcgatacaaggtttaggctagcaaggcttatttgaaacaaacacaaggatgaaccggtgcagcaaaactcacataaaagacatattgaaaacattataagactctacaccgtcttccttgttgttcaaactcaaaactagaaattatctagaccttagagaaaccaaatatgcaaaccaaattttagcatgctctatgtatttcttcattaatgggtgcaaagcatatgatgcaagagcttaatcatgagcacaacaattgccaagtatcacattacccaagacatttatagcaattactacatgtatcattttccaattccaaccatataacaatttaacgaaggagaaacttcgccatgaatactatgagtagaaaccaaggacatacttgtccatatgctacagcggagcgtgtctctctcccataaagtgaatgctaggatccattttattcaaacaaaacaaaaaacaaaaacaaaccgacgctccaagaaaaagcacataagatgtgatggaataaaaatatagtttcaggggaggaacctgataatgttgtcgatgaagaaggggatgccttgggcatccccaagcttagacgcttgagtcttcttgaaatatgcagggatgaaccaccggggcatccccaagcttaaagctttcactctccttgatcatagtatatcatcctcctctcttgacccttgaaaacttccttcacaccaaactcgaaacaaactcattagagggttagtgcataatcaaaaactcacatgttcagaggtgacacaatcattcttaacacttctggacattgcataatgctactggacattagtggatcaaagaaattcatccaacatagcaaaagaggcaatgcgaaataaaaggcagaatctgtcaaaacagaacagttcgtattgacgaattttaaaatggcaccagacttgctcaaatgaaaatgctcaaattgaatgaaagttgcgtacatatctgaggatcatgcacgtaaattggcttaattttctgagatacctacagggaggtagacccagattcgtgacagcaaagaaatctggaactgcgcagtaatccaaatctagtacttacttttctatcaacggcttaacttggcacaaccaaacacaaaactaagataaggagaggttgctacagtagtaaacaacttccaagacacaaatataaaacaaagtactgtagcaaaataacacatgg
This Lolium perenne isolate Kyuss_39 chromosome 1, Kyuss_2.0, whole genome shotgun sequence DNA region includes the following protein-coding sequences:
- the LOC139832434 gene encoding uncharacterized protein — its product is MRAQTPELLPHEQTEEQKAFLAPKKMFIPPQTVKHFAETRMKRPELRADYDRSLGQSSRASKEAKKVAQLGQQDIQAVPHFIVEPYHDPETASMIERAARAQGASVEYEDYYPTAQVVNKYRYGSDLVKPGELARLGTQMRRLHDWYLKACRRCETYLTVYLRDEHYFRGEDEINLELEELFQLFNQDALDKAVISCYCLMKKLEYKRGKLLQLGFIDPNTVHEVTVRRYPKDTEDNIVMFLEKQADKEDIFFPYNFK
- the LOC127343858 gene encoding uncharacterized protein, encoding MDSKRKEYAEWADMAAILQRAWKRFINTVPGKWKPELTFKDYPCMRQEQGNNLCGYYVCTFMRDMSCPKGGDAQIHHTRMTRLRDTLITADQIKAIQEEIAGFFITEVLTPGGEHYRKIVTAEEIRRGDVVL